In Flavobacterium gelatinilyticum, a genomic segment contains:
- a CDS encoding HD domain-containing protein: MNLNKIYTDLLLNIGFEDNEIQQNWTDLEKAYSNKSRHYHNLTHLKEMIASFEIYRDQLQNPNEILFSIFYHDFVYSASKKDNELKSAEFALAILPENISLNKQLVFDAICATQQHQHNSIEDINWLIDFDLKILAKDWEDYKIYFEQIRKEYRIYPDFLYKPGRAKALKHFLEYEFIFQTNEFRGLYEEKARRNIEKEISLLL, encoded by the coding sequence ATGAATCTGAATAAAATCTATACCGATTTACTTCTAAATATTGGTTTTGAAGATAACGAAATTCAGCAAAACTGGACTGATCTAGAAAAGGCCTATTCCAATAAGTCAAGACATTATCATAATCTGACGCATTTAAAAGAAATGATTGCCAGTTTTGAAATCTATCGCGATCAACTTCAAAATCCGAATGAAATATTATTTTCAATTTTTTATCATGATTTTGTGTATTCAGCTTCAAAAAAAGATAACGAATTAAAAAGTGCCGAGTTTGCTTTGGCGATTTTGCCTGAAAATATCAGTTTGAATAAACAATTGGTTTTTGATGCCATCTGCGCTACACAGCAACATCAACATAACTCAATCGAAGATATTAACTGGTTAATTGATTTTGATTTGAAAATCCTTGCGAAAGACTGGGAAGATTATAAAATCTATTTTGAGCAAATTAGAAAAGAATACCGCATTTATCCTGATTTTCTCTACAAACCTGGAAGAGCAAAAGCTTTGAAGCATTTTCTGGAATATGAATTTATTTTTCAAACCAACGAATTCCGAGGTTTATACGAAGAGAAAGCGAGACGAAATATTGAAAAAGAGATTTCATTATTACTATAA